Proteins from a genomic interval of Kaistia defluvii:
- a CDS encoding SPFH domain-containing protein: protein MGFFGFDITVLVVVVLVILVLIAGIKTVPQGHSYTVERFSRYTRTLSPGLNLIVPFIDRIGAKMNMMEQVLDVPTQEIITKDNATVSVDGVAFYQVLDAARAAYEVNGLKNALLNLTMTNIRTVMGSMDLDQLLSHRDEINDRLLRVVDSAAASWGIKITRIEIKDIVPPADLVDSMGRQMKAEREKRAQILEAEGARQSAILKAEGEKQAQILQAEGRREAAFRDAEARERSAEAEAKATELVSKAIAAGDVQAINYFVAQGYTKALEKLASAPNQKVLMLPVEATALIGSIGGIAELARGAFGGPDPEPAQRRRQTSSVPRSGEGSF, encoded by the coding sequence ATGGGATTTTTCGGTTTCGACATCACGGTGCTGGTGGTCGTCGTTCTTGTCATTCTGGTGCTGATCGCCGGCATCAAGACCGTGCCGCAAGGTCATAGTTATACGGTGGAGCGGTTCAGCCGCTATACCCGCACCCTGTCGCCCGGCCTCAACCTGATCGTCCCCTTCATCGACCGCATCGGCGCGAAGATGAACATGATGGAGCAGGTGCTCGACGTCCCGACGCAGGAAATCATCACCAAGGACAACGCCACCGTCTCGGTCGATGGCGTGGCCTTCTACCAGGTGCTGGACGCCGCCCGAGCCGCCTATGAGGTGAACGGCCTCAAGAACGCGCTGCTGAATCTGACCATGACCAATATCCGTACCGTCATGGGCTCGATGGATCTCGACCAGCTGCTGTCGCATCGCGACGAGATCAATGACAGGCTGCTGCGCGTCGTCGATTCCGCCGCCGCTTCCTGGGGCATCAAGATCACCCGCATCGAGATCAAGGACATCGTGCCGCCGGCCGATCTCGTCGATTCCATGGGCCGGCAGATGAAGGCGGAGCGCGAGAAGCGCGCCCAGATCCTTGAGGCGGAGGGCGCGCGCCAGTCGGCCATCCTGAAGGCCGAGGGCGAAAAGCAGGCGCAGATCCTGCAGGCCGAGGGCCGGCGCGAGGCCGCCTTCCGCGATGCCGAGGCGCGCGAGCGCTCGGCGGAAGCCGAGGCCAAGGCGACCGAGCTGGTCAGCAAGGCGATCGCGGCCGGCGACGTGCAGGCGATCAACTATTTCGTCGCGCAGGGCTATACCAAGGCGCTGGAAAAGCTCGCCTCCGCCCCCAACCAGAAGGTGCTGATGCTGCCCGTCGAGGCGACGGCGCTGATCGGCTCGATCGGCGGCATCGCGGAGCTCGCGCGCGGCGCCTTTGGCGGCCCGGACCCGGAACCCGCCCAGCGCCGCCGCCAGACCTCCAGCGTGCCGCGTTCCGGCGAAGGATCGTTCTGA
- a CDS encoding TRAP transporter substrate-binding protein produces the protein MAPNRPDRRTFLRTAVIAPGVAVAGAATPALAAPAVTSSLPDIVWRLQSSFPASLETIHGSAEAMARTIAALTGGRFRIEIETPGHLAPGAETLDAVRNGAIQAHQTCSYYYMDLDPAFAIGTALPFGMNARMQDAWITDGGGQHLLDTFYANYDLVSFVVGNTGAQMGGWFRREIRSLPEIAGMKMRIAGVGGTVLARLGVEPQQIAPEGIYAALADGTIDAAEWGGPYEDEKFGFYKVAPYYYYPGWWEGGPSVHLLVNRPAFEALPELYKVALRTAAGQASHEMLARYDVRNNTAIRSLIDKGVQLRPFPTDLLEATYKASFELYAELAAEHPRFKAIYEPWKLFRDQIYQSFRVAEFSFESFGFAQQAKGL, from the coding sequence ATGGCTCCGAACCGACCGGATCGACGCACGTTCCTCCGCACCGCCGTCATCGCCCCGGGCGTGGCGGTGGCAGGCGCCGCCACGCCCGCGCTGGCCGCCCCCGCCGTGACGTCCAGCCTGCCCGACATCGTCTGGCGGCTGCAATCGAGCTTCCCCGCCTCGCTCGAAACCATTCACGGCAGCGCCGAGGCGATGGCGCGCACGATCGCGGCGCTGACCGGCGGCCGGTTTCGCATCGAGATCGAGACGCCCGGCCATTTGGCGCCCGGCGCCGAGACGCTCGACGCCGTGCGCAACGGCGCCATCCAGGCGCACCAGACCTGTTCCTACTATTATATGGATCTCGACCCCGCCTTCGCGATCGGCACCGCCCTGCCCTTCGGCATGAACGCCCGGATGCAGGACGCCTGGATAACGGATGGCGGCGGCCAGCACCTGCTCGACACCTTCTATGCCAATTACGACCTGGTCTCCTTCGTCGTCGGCAATACGGGCGCGCAGATGGGCGGCTGGTTCCGGCGCGAGATCCGCAGCCTGCCGGAGATCGCCGGCATGAAGATGCGGATTGCCGGCGTCGGCGGCACCGTGCTCGCCCGGCTGGGCGTCGAGCCGCAGCAGATCGCGCCCGAGGGGATCTATGCCGCCCTGGCCGATGGCACGATCGACGCCGCCGAATGGGGCGGGCCGTATGAGGACGAGAAGTTCGGCTTCTACAAGGTCGCGCCCTATTACTACTATCCCGGCTGGTGGGAGGGCGGACCGTCCGTCCACCTGCTCGTCAACCGCCCGGCCTTCGAGGCGCTGCCGGAGCTCTACAAGGTGGCGCTCCGCACGGCCGCCGGCCAGGCCTCGCACGAGATGCTCGCCCGCTACGATGTGCGCAACAACACGGCCATCCGCAGCCTGATCGACAAGGGGGTGCAACTGCGGCCCTTCCCGACGGACCTGCTGGAGGCCACCTACAAGGCGTCGTTCGAGCTCTATGCCGAACTCGCGGCAGAGCACCCGCGCTTCAAGGCGATCTACGAGCCGTGGAAGCTGTTCCGCGACCAGATCTACCAGTCGTTCCGTGTCGCCGAATTCTCGTTCGAGAGCTTCGGCTTCGCCCAGCAGGCCAAGGGGCTCTAG
- a CDS encoding gamma-glutamyl-gamma-aminobutyrate hydrolase family protein, producing the protein MTELKNASPLVAVAADVREFEGYRWHAASETYVKAVLTGAGGIPVIVPSLGDALDIEALLERVDGVLVTGSRSNVHPSLYGESADPRTEPYDPARDSTTLPLIRAAIRQGVPLLAICRGQQELNVALGGTLISEVQEHPGRHDHRAPVSEVQAERFAIRHPVRIIADGCFARIVERDEIEVNSLHRQAIGELAEGLVVEALAADGTIEAVSVRDAPGFAVGVQWHPEYWVTTDAPSARLFRAFGEAMRARLASRGRLAAAAE; encoded by the coding sequence ATGACGGAACTGAAGAATGCCTCGCCTCTCGTGGCCGTTGCGGCCGATGTGCGCGAGTTCGAGGGCTATCGCTGGCACGCCGCTTCCGAGACCTATGTGAAGGCGGTCCTTACCGGCGCCGGCGGTATTCCGGTGATCGTGCCGTCGCTGGGCGACGCGCTCGACATCGAGGCGCTGCTGGAGCGGGTCGATGGCGTGCTGGTCACTGGCAGCCGCTCCAACGTCCATCCCTCGCTCTATGGCGAAAGCGCCGATCCGCGCACCGAGCCCTATGACCCGGCCCGCGATTCGACCACGCTGCCGCTGATCCGCGCCGCGATCCGGCAGGGCGTGCCGCTGCTCGCCATCTGCCGCGGCCAGCAGGAACTGAACGTGGCGCTGGGCGGCACGCTGATCTCGGAAGTGCAGGAGCATCCCGGCCGCCACGACCACCGCGCGCCGGTTTCCGAGGTCCAGGCCGAGCGCTTCGCGATCCGCCACCCGGTCCGGATCATCGCCGATGGCTGTTTCGCCCGCATCGTCGAGCGCGACGAGATCGAGGTGAACTCGCTGCACCGGCAGGCGATCGGCGAACTGGCCGAAGGGCTGGTCGTCGAGGCGTTGGCGGCGGATGGCACGATCGAGGCGGTCAGCGTCCGGGACGCGCCGGGCTTTGCCGTCGGGGTGCAGTGGCATCCGGAATATTGGGTGACGACCGACGCGCCCTCCGCCCGCCTGTTCCGCGCCTTCGGCGAGGCAATGCGGGCGCGCCTGGCCTCGCGCGGTCGCCTGGCTGCGGCGGCGGAGTAG
- the hemH gene encoding ferrochelatase, with translation MTSQTADIAPPKSKPADHPPISIGRVGVLLVNLGTPDATDYWSMRRYLKEFLSDPRVIEVPKLIWWPLLNGVILTTRPQKSGKNYESIWNKERNESPLRTITRSQSDKLSAAFADNGKIVVEWAMRYGTPSIAEKIDGLKRAGCDRILIAPLYPQYSATTTATVNDKAFDKLRTMRWQPAVRTMPAYHDDPVYIAALATSVERSIAALDFEPEIVLASFHGLPKRNLELGDPYHCHCVKTARLLREQLGWPKDKLRATFQSRFGKAEWLQPYTDKTVEALAKAGVKRIAVVTPGFSADCVETLEEIAGENAEIFRHHGGEQFAALPCLNDSPEGMALLEHLVRRELLGWV, from the coding sequence ATGACCAGCCAGACCGCCGATATCGCCCCTCCCAAGAGCAAGCCTGCCGACCACCCGCCGATTTCGATCGGCCGGGTCGGCGTGCTCCTCGTCAATCTCGGAACGCCGGATGCGACCGACTATTGGTCGATGCGGCGCTATCTGAAGGAATTCCTTTCGGATCCGCGCGTCATCGAGGTGCCGAAGCTGATCTGGTGGCCGCTGCTGAACGGCGTCATCCTGACGACGCGCCCGCAGAAGTCCGGCAAGAACTACGAGTCGATCTGGAACAAGGAGCGCAACGAATCGCCCTTGCGCACCATCACCCGCTCGCAGTCCGACAAGCTCTCCGCCGCCTTTGCCGACAATGGCAAGATCGTCGTCGAGTGGGCGATGCGCTATGGCACCCCCTCGATCGCGGAAAAGATCGACGGGCTGAAGCGCGCGGGCTGCGACCGGATCCTGATCGCCCCGCTCTATCCGCAATATTCCGCGACGACGACGGCGACGGTCAACGACAAGGCCTTCGACAAGCTGCGCACCATGCGCTGGCAGCCGGCCGTCCGCACCATGCCGGCCTATCACGACGACCCGGTCTATATCGCGGCGCTCGCCACCTCGGTCGAGCGCTCGATCGCGGCGCTCGATTTCGAGCCGGAGATCGTGCTCGCCTCGTTCCACGGCCTGCCCAAGCGCAATCTTGAGCTGGGCGACCCCTATCACTGCCATTGCGTGAAGACCGCCCGCCTGCTGCGCGAACAGCTTGGCTGGCCAAAGGACAAGCTGCGCGCGACCTTCCAATCGCGCTTCGGCAAGGCGGAATGGCTGCAGCCCTATACCGACAAGACCGTCGAGGCGCTGGCCAAGGCCGGCGTCAAGCGCATCGCCGTGGTGACGCCTGGCTTCTCGGCCGATTGCGTCGAGACGCTGGAAGAAATCGCCGGCGAGAACGCCGAGATCTTCCGCCACCATGGCGGCGAGCAGTTTGCCGCCCTTCCCTGTCTCAACGACAGCCCGGAAGGCATGGCGCTGCTGGAACACCTCGTGCGCCGCGAACTGCTCGGCTGGGTGTGA
- a CDS encoding bifunctional metallophosphatase/5'-nucleotidase has product MFGRQRSLRFGLLAFAALVAMPSWAAPVTITFVQTNDIDRIEELDGRGGFAKLATVVEAERAKGPTLFVHSGDTISPSLLSGIDKGVHIIDILNQMKVDVMTPGNHEFDFGPDVFHARIGEATFPVVTSNIREKDGSQPKNTVDEKIVDIEGIKIGFYGLTTEDTPVVATSGDTVFNSSIETGKAKGKALREAGADFVVAVVHTPLSVDIALVRNHAADLVLSGHDEHLLTFFDGKTALTESGAQAESIVVTRVTIDKSEKDGKTKVDWRPHFEIIDSATVTPDPKIAGVVKGYQDKLDAELKVEIGTTQTPLDSRRATVRGEEAAIGDLIADAMRASVGADIALTNGGGIRADKEYPAGTVLTRADVFSELPFGNKTVKLAVTGKALKAALESGFSLAEAAAGRFPQVSGLVVEVDLKQLPGMRVKSVTVNGAPLDPDKKYTLATNDYVADGGDGYVAFKDAARLISPVDAKLMASDVIDYIAARKTIAPKPEGRIVFR; this is encoded by the coding sequence ATGTTCGGACGCCAGCGCAGCCTGCGATTCGGCCTTCTCGCCTTCGCCGCCCTTGTCGCGATGCCGTCATGGGCCGCGCCGGTGACGATCACCTTCGTGCAGACCAACGACATCGACCGGATAGAGGAGCTGGACGGTCGCGGTGGTTTTGCCAAGCTGGCCACGGTCGTCGAGGCCGAGCGCGCCAAGGGGCCGACTCTGTTCGTCCATTCCGGCGACACCATCTCGCCGTCGCTGCTCTCGGGCATCGACAAGGGCGTCCATATCATCGACATCCTCAACCAGATGAAGGTCGATGTGATGACTCCCGGCAATCACGAATTCGATTTCGGGCCGGACGTTTTTCACGCGCGCATCGGCGAGGCGACCTTTCCCGTTGTCACCTCGAACATCCGCGAAAAGGACGGCAGCCAGCCGAAGAACACGGTCGACGAGAAGATCGTCGATATCGAGGGCATCAAGATCGGCTTCTACGGCCTGACCACCGAGGACACGCCGGTGGTCGCCACCTCGGGCGACACGGTCTTCAATTCCTCGATCGAGACCGGCAAGGCCAAGGGCAAGGCGCTGCGCGAGGCGGGCGCGGATTTCGTCGTCGCGGTCGTCCACACGCCGCTTTCGGTCGATATCGCGCTGGTGCGCAACCACGCCGCCGATCTGGTGCTGTCCGGCCATGACGAGCACCTGCTGACCTTCTTCGACGGCAAGACGGCGCTGACGGAATCCGGCGCGCAGGCGGAAAGCATCGTCGTCACGCGGGTGACGATCGACAAGAGCGAGAAGGACGGCAAGACCAAGGTCGACTGGCGGCCGCATTTCGAGATCATCGACAGCGCCACGGTGACGCCAGATCCGAAGATCGCCGGCGTGGTGAAGGGCTATCAGGACAAGCTCGACGCCGAGCTGAAGGTCGAGATCGGCACCACGCAGACGCCGCTCGACAGCCGTCGCGCCACGGTGCGCGGCGAGGAGGCGGCGATCGGCGACCTGATCGCCGATGCGATGCGCGCCTCGGTCGGCGCCGACATCGCCCTCACCAATGGCGGCGGCATCCGCGCCGACAAGGAATATCCGGCCGGCACCGTGCTGACCCGGGCCGACGTCTTCAGCGAGCTGCCCTTCGGCAACAAGACGGTGAAGCTGGCCGTCACCGGCAAGGCGCTGAAGGCGGCGCTCGAAAGCGGCTTCAGCCTCGCCGAGGCGGCCGCCGGCCGCTTCCCGCAGGTCTCGGGTCTCGTCGTCGAGGTCGACCTGAAGCAACTGCCCGGCATGCGGGTGAAGAGCGTCACGGTGAACGGCGCGCCGCTCGATCCGGACAAGAAATACACGCTCGCCACCAACGACTATGTCGCCGATGGCGGCGACGGCTATGTCGCGTTCAAGGATGCGGCGCGGCTGATCAGCCCGGTCGACGCCAAGCTGATGGCGAGCGACGTGATCGACTATATCGCGGCGCGGAAGACGATCGCGCCGAAGCCTGAAGGTCGGATCGTGTTCCGTTAG
- a CDS encoding outer membrane beta-barrel protein has product MHIPVRLILSAALLTALASTTVARAQDAALPAALLDDIDAFGSLRGSDGQAAVDLTLPTETTGTGRDEPLQTGRAVRTERIAPIIAEEDEPARPRNRTADALDASSYDPLGIRMGSFTVLPSIELRGGYTSNAAGSATGGPSGLLTLVPDLIVKSDWSRHALDFKFHGTYDYFTDTSVAPKPTVDAEANARIDLPRDWALRLRAAYNYETQSLSNLDYPTGVDNPPGINTYAAGATLDGTLGRTVLQLRSNIAYSGYEDGKAGDVTIPQGYRDNTLVSAAARVGYEVTPVLTPFVEAEVSDRSFRQKIDPNGFSRASQGVTLRGGIAYSADPVLRGELAIGWHHERYDDNAFQPLNAMTIDGSVLWAPTELTNFTLRAATYVDPTTDSSSAGSIVYDVGLKAQHALRRNLTLEADLGYQYQDYQGINAADVTYEAGFGVTWKINRAAWLVGRFSQEYYKSAQPGGDYPTTTVTVGLRLQR; this is encoded by the coding sequence ATGCACATTCCAGTCCGGCTCATCCTGTCGGCGGCGCTCCTCACGGCGCTCGCATCGACGACGGTTGCCCGGGCCCAGGACGCCGCCCTGCCGGCCGCTCTGCTCGACGACATCGACGCTTTCGGCAGCCTGCGCGGCAGCGACGGACAGGCCGCCGTCGACCTCACCCTGCCGACCGAGACCACCGGCACCGGCCGCGACGAGCCGCTGCAAACCGGCCGCGCCGTGCGTACCGAGCGCATCGCGCCGATCATCGCCGAGGAGGACGAGCCGGCCCGGCCGCGCAACCGCACCGCCGATGCGCTCGATGCCTCCAGCTACGACCCGCTCGGCATCCGCATGGGCAGCTTTACCGTGCTGCCTTCGATCGAACTGCGCGGCGGCTATACCTCGAACGCGGCGGGTTCCGCGACCGGGGGACCGTCGGGGCTGCTGACTCTGGTGCCGGACCTGATCGTCAAGTCGGACTGGAGCCGGCATGCGCTCGACTTCAAGTTCCACGGCACCTACGACTATTTCACCGACACCTCCGTCGCGCCGAAGCCGACCGTGGATGCCGAAGCCAATGCCCGCATCGACCTGCCGCGCGACTGGGCGCTGCGGCTGCGGGCGGCCTATAATTACGAGACGCAGTCGCTCTCCAACCTCGATTACCCGACCGGCGTCGACAACCCGCCGGGGATCAACACCTATGCGGCCGGGGCGACGCTGGATGGCACGCTGGGCCGCACCGTGCTGCAGCTGCGCAGCAACATCGCCTATTCCGGCTATGAGGACGGCAAGGCCGGCGACGTCACCATCCCGCAGGGCTATCGCGACAACACGCTGGTCAGCGCCGCCGCCCGCGTCGGCTACGAGGTGACGCCGGTTCTCACCCCCTTCGTCGAGGCCGAGGTCTCCGACCGCAGCTTCCGCCAGAAGATCGATCCCAACGGCTTCAGCCGCGCCAGCCAGGGCGTGACGCTGCGCGGCGGCATCGCCTATTCGGCCGATCCGGTGCTCCGGGGCGAACTCGCCATCGGCTGGCATCACGAGCGCTATGACGACAATGCGTTCCAGCCGCTGAACGCCATGACCATCGACGGCAGTGTGTTGTGGGCGCCGACCGAGCTGACCAATTTCACGCTGCGCGCCGCCACCTATGTCGATCCAACGACGGATTCGAGCTCGGCCGGCTCGATCGTCTACGATGTCGGGCTGAAGGCCCAGCATGCGCTGCGCCGCAACCTGACGCTCGAGGCCGACCTCGGCTATCAGTACCAGGACTACCAGGGCATCAACGCCGCCGACGTGACCTATGAAGCCGGCTTCGGGGTGACGTGGAAAATCAATCGCGCCGCCTGGCTTGTCGGCCGTTTCTCGCAGGAATACTACAAGAGTGCCCAGCCGGGCGGAGACTATCCGACCACCACCGTCACGGTCGGTCTGCGCCTGCAGCGTTGA
- a CDS encoding MarR family winged helix-turn-helix transcriptional regulator → MAFNHRKTITFRLAQTARAARGRSGSHLARIGLHPGQDSVLKTLSEQDGLSMSQLAQSLAVQPPTVTKMVSRLAAQGYVERKASKGDGRQAHVYLTQQGRDAIVDIDKGWKRLEKEALAGLDDKDVKRLRKLLRQIERNLSAIPEDGEDDAIDEPEAEPDTESKADAAALAPENAETAA, encoded by the coding sequence ATGGCCTTCAATCACCGCAAAACGATCACCTTCCGCCTCGCCCAGACAGCGCGTGCCGCTCGTGGGCGTTCAGGTAGTCATCTCGCGCGGATCGGGCTCCATCCCGGCCAGGACAGCGTTCTGAAGACGCTCTCCGAGCAGGATGGCCTCTCGATGAGCCAGCTGGCGCAATCACTGGCCGTGCAGCCGCCCACCGTCACCAAGATGGTGAGCCGCCTCGCCGCCCAGGGCTATGTCGAGCGCAAGGCCTCCAAGGGCGACGGCCGCCAGGCGCATGTCTATCTGACGCAGCAGGGCCGCGACGCCATCGTCGACATCGACAAGGGCTGGAAGCGCCTCGAAAAGGAAGCGCTCGCCGGTCTCGACGACAAGGACGTCAAGCGCCTGCGCAAGCTGCTGCGCCAGATCGAGCGCAACCTCTCGGCCATCCCCGAGGATGGCGAAGACGACGCGATCGACGAGCCGGAAGCCGAGCCGGACACGGAATCGAAGGCGGACGCAGCCGCTCTCGCGCCGGAGAACGCCGAAACGGCGGCTTGA
- a CDS encoding NfeD family protein, translated as MIVEAVRQLGPWSWWILGLLLLGVEVLAPGAFFLWFGIAALIVGALALLVVVSWQAQAILFVALALVLVILGRRFYSRERRPGDQPHLNQRAARFVGGVYPLAEAISNGHGRIRIDDTTWSVTGPDLPSGTRVRVTGFDGAVLKVVAA; from the coding sequence ATGATCGTCGAGGCGGTCCGGCAGCTCGGCCCATGGAGCTGGTGGATCCTCGGCCTGCTGCTGCTCGGCGTCGAGGTGCTGGCGCCCGGCGCCTTCTTCCTGTGGTTCGGCATCGCCGCGCTGATCGTCGGCGCGCTGGCGCTTCTCGTCGTGGTGAGCTGGCAGGCACAGGCGATCCTGTTCGTCGCGCTGGCACTGGTCCTGGTCATTCTCGGCCGGCGCTTCTATTCGCGCGAGCGTCGCCCGGGCGACCAGCCGCATCTGAACCAGCGCGCGGCGCGCTTCGTCGGCGGCGTCTATCCTCTGGCCGAGGCGATTTCCAACGGCCATGGCCGCATCCGCATCGATGACACGACCTGGAGCGTCACCGGCCCCGACCTGCCATCCGGCACCCGCGTCCGCGTCACCGGCTTCGACGGCGCCGTTCTGAAGGTCGTGGCGGCGTAG
- a CDS encoding KpsF/GutQ family sugar-phosphate isomerase: protein MPVAGKTGEHLVSVDMAGPSVASALRTLESERAGLDALAAAFAGPLAAPFAEVVDMIRAHGGRVVVTGVGKSGHVGVKIAATLASTGTPAFFVHAAEASHGDLGMVGRDDIILALSWSGETAELRAVVEYASRFRTPLIAVTSNADSTLGRQASHVLALPRAEEACPHGLAPTTSAVMQLALGDALAIALLETRGFTAQDFRLFHPGGKLGASLHFVRDVMHKGASMPVAHSGAPMTEAIVTMTAKGLGCLGVIDGDGALIGMITDGDLRRHIGPDLLSRSVDQVMTRSPKTIQPDMLVGAAIDRLNAAKITVLFVVEGDRPVGVLHMHDLLRIGVA from the coding sequence ATGCCGGTGGCGGGCAAGACAGGCGAACATCTGGTGAGCGTGGACATGGCGGGTCCGTCGGTCGCCTCGGCGCTCAGGACGCTGGAAAGCGAGCGCGCCGGCCTCGATGCCCTGGCCGCCGCCTTCGCCGGGCCGCTGGCCGCGCCCTTCGCCGAAGTCGTGGACATGATCCGCGCCCATGGCGGCCGCGTCGTCGTCACTGGCGTCGGCAAGAGCGGCCATGTCGGCGTCAAGATCGCGGCGACGCTGGCGTCCACCGGCACGCCGGCCTTCTTCGTCCACGCCGCCGAGGCGAGCCATGGCGATCTCGGCATGGTCGGCCGCGACGACATCATCCTGGCGCTGTCCTGGTCGGGCGAGACGGCGGAACTGCGCGCCGTGGTCGAATATGCGAGCCGTTTCCGCACGCCGCTGATCGCCGTCACCTCCAATGCCGACAGCACGCTCGGCCGCCAGGCGAGCCATGTGCTGGCGCTGCCGCGCGCGGAGGAGGCCTGCCCGCATGGCCTCGCGCCGACGACCTCGGCGGTGATGCAGCTGGCGCTGGGCGATGCGCTCGCCATCGCTCTGCTCGAGACGCGCGGCTTCACGGCGCAGGATTTCCGCCTGTTCCATCCCGGCGGCAAACTGGGTGCCAGCCTGCATTTCGTCCGCGACGTGATGCACAAGGGCGCGTCGATGCCCGTGGCTCATTCCGGCGCGCCGATGACGGAAGCGATCGTCACGATGACCGCGAAGGGGCTTGGCTGCCTCGGCGTGATCGACGGCGACGGCGCGCTGATCGGCATGATCACGGATGGCGACCTGCGCCGTCATATCGGGCCGGATTTGCTGTCGCGCAGCGTCGACCAGGTGATGACCCGCTCGCCGAAGACGATCCAGCCGGACATGCTGGTGGGCGCGGCGATCGACCGGCTGAACGCCGCCAAGATCACCGTGCTGTTCGTGGTCGAAGGCGACCGGCCGGTCGGCGTGCTGCACATGCACGACCTGCTGCGGATCGGCGTGGCGTAG